One Weissella ceti DNA window includes the following coding sequences:
- the adhP gene encoding alcohol dehydrogenase AdhP — translation MKAAVVRQTLDGYVDVIDNWQPRQLAFGEALIDMEYCGLCHTDLHVANGDFGNPNEFNPREFNRVVGHEGVGIVSKLGEGASDYLKLGDRVSVAWFYDACGNCEFCNTGNETFCRKVRNSGYSIDGGMAQQAVVNAKYAVKVPDGLDPMEASSITCAGVTMYKALKVGETKPGQWVSVVGAGGLGNLAVQYAHNVFGARVVAVDGNPEKLEAAHQNGAEILINRKTEDVPAVIQAKTGGVHNAQVTAVNAQAFNQAVESLRPMGKLVAVALPQGDMDLNIVKTVLDGISVTGSLVGTRTDLAEAFEFGAQKKVKPIVQRADIRDINDVIDEMHNNNITGRMVFDFTSL, via the coding sequence ATGAAGGCAGCTGTAGTACGACAAACGTTAGATGGATATGTTGATGTAATCGATAATTGGCAACCACGTCAATTGGCGTTTGGGGAAGCGTTAATTGATATGGAATATTGTGGACTTTGTCATACAGATTTGCATGTTGCCAATGGTGATTTTGGAAATCCAAACGAATTTAATCCACGCGAATTTAATCGAGTTGTCGGGCATGAAGGTGTTGGGATTGTTTCTAAGCTTGGAGAAGGAGCGTCTGACTACTTGAAGTTAGGTGATCGTGTCTCAGTTGCTTGGTTCTATGATGCTTGTGGAAACTGTGAATTCTGTAATACAGGAAATGAAACATTCTGTCGTAAAGTTCGCAACTCTGGTTACTCAATTGATGGTGGAATGGCACAACAGGCAGTTGTTAATGCGAAGTATGCAGTGAAGGTGCCAGATGGTTTGGATCCAATGGAAGCCTCTTCAATCACTTGTGCTGGTGTGACAATGTATAAGGCTTTGAAGGTTGGAGAAACGAAGCCAGGACAATGGGTCTCAGTTGTTGGAGCAGGTGGCTTGGGGAACCTTGCGGTGCAATATGCACACAATGTATTTGGTGCACGAGTTGTTGCAGTTGATGGTAATCCAGAGAAGTTAGAAGCAGCGCACCAAAATGGGGCCGAAATTTTGATTAACCGTAAGACAGAAGATGTACCAGCGGTGATTCAAGCTAAAACGGGTGGTGTTCACAATGCCCAAGTGACTGCCGTTAATGCGCAAGCGTTTAATCAAGCGGTAGAATCACTACGCCCAATGGGGAAGTTAGTTGCGGTTGCTTTGCCACAAGGTGACATGGATCTAAATATCGTTAAAACAGTATTGGATGGTATCTCAGTAACCGGTTCACTTGTTGGAACGCGTACTGATTTAGCCGAAGCATTCGAATTTGGTGCACAAAAGAAGGTTAAGCCAATTGTGCAACGTGCCGATATTCGTGATATCAATGATGTCATTGATGAAATGCATAATAACAACATTACAGGCCGTATGGTCTTTGATTTTACTAGTCTATAA
- the zwf gene encoding glucose-6-phosphate dehydrogenase, whose product MPEEITTLLTFFGGTGDLAKRKLYTSVYNLYKKGFLQEHFAVVGAARQDLTNDEFRQMVRESIASFVEDQDNAEAFISHFYYVNQDITDPASYKPMLDLNNELDAKYSLKGNRIFYMSVAPRFFGTIAKYLKSEGLLTENGEFNRLMIEKPFGVSYDTAEELQAELEAAFDDDQIYRIDHYLGKEMVQNIAPIRFGNNLIDNAWNKDYIDNIQVTLSEVLGVEERAGYYDTSGALRDMIQNHTMQIIGWLAMEKPENFTDKEIRAAKNAAFDSLKIYSAEEVAENFVRGQYGESADGSQRRYLDEPDVPADSQNNTYVAGKLQFDMDRWEGVPFFIRSGKRLAAKQTRVDVVFKKDANIFGMAGDNLVNPVLSILIDPVGKVEFTMNAKKVSENFELRPVKLEWQVSAEDKAITPEPYERMIHDAMDGNGSNFADWNGVAVAWKFVDAVQNAWDNSRADFPNYVSGSMGPAAADELLAKDNASWIFEG is encoded by the coding sequence GTGCCTGAAGAAATCACAACATTATTGACATTTTTCGGTGGAACTGGAGACCTTGCAAAGCGTAAGCTTTACACTTCAGTCTACAACCTCTACAAGAAGGGCTTCCTTCAAGAGCATTTCGCAGTAGTTGGTGCTGCACGTCAAGACCTAACGAACGACGAATTCCGCCAAATGGTTCGTGAATCAATCGCTAGTTTCGTAGAAGATCAAGATAATGCTGAAGCATTTATCTCACACTTCTACTACGTCAACCAAGACATCACTGATCCAGCATCATACAAGCCTATGTTGGACTTGAACAATGAATTGGATGCCAAGTACAGCTTGAAGGGTAACCGTATTTTCTACATGTCAGTTGCCCCTCGTTTCTTCGGTACTATTGCTAAGTACTTGAAGTCAGAAGGTCTATTGACTGAAAACGGTGAATTTAACCGTTTGATGATTGAAAAGCCATTCGGTGTTTCTTACGATACAGCTGAAGAACTACAAGCTGAATTGGAAGCTGCCTTTGATGATGATCAAATCTACCGTATCGACCACTACCTTGGTAAGGAAATGGTCCAAAACATCGCACCTATCCGTTTTGGTAACAACCTAATCGATAACGCCTGGAACAAGGATTACATCGACAACATCCAAGTAACACTTTCAGAAGTGTTGGGTGTTGAAGAACGTGCCGGTTACTACGATACTTCTGGTGCTTTGCGCGACATGATCCAAAACCACACTATGCAAATCATTGGTTGGTTGGCCATGGAAAAGCCTGAAAACTTCACTGACAAGGAAATCCGTGCTGCTAAGAACGCGGCATTCGATTCATTGAAGATTTACTCAGCTGAAGAAGTTGCTGAAAACTTCGTCCGTGGACAATATGGTGAATCTGCTGATGGTAGCCAACGTCGCTACTTGGATGAACCAGATGTTCCTGCTGATTCACAAAACAACACATACGTTGCAGGTAAGTTGCAATTCGATATGGATCGTTGGGAAGGTGTGCCTTTCTTCATCCGTTCAGGAAAGCGTCTTGCTGCTAAGCAAACTCGTGTTGACGTTGTCTTCAAGAAGGATGCCAACATCTTCGGAATGGCTGGTGACAACTTGGTAAACCCAGTGCTTTCAATTCTTATCGACCCAGTTGGTAAGGTTGAATTCACAATGAACGCCAAGAAGGTTTCTGAAAACTTCGAACTACGTCCAGTTAAGCTAGAATGGCAAGTATCTGCTGAAGACAAGGCCATTACTCCTGAACCATACGAACGTATGATTCACGATGCAATGGACGGAAACGGATCAAACTTCGCTGACTGGAACGGTGTTGCCGTTGCATGGAAGTTCGTTGACGCCGTACAAAACGCTTGGGATAACTCACGTGCAGACTTCCCTAACTACGTTTCAGGTTCAATGGGACCTGCCGCAGCTGACGAATTGTTGGCTAAGGATAACGCATCTTGGATCTTCGAAGGATAA
- the glpK gene encoding glycerol kinase GlpK, which translates to MAIERPELILTIDQGTTGTRAALFNHNARRVATSSTSLTPIVPHAGWQEQNPLEIWGSVQTTIADALIDSGVRATEIKAIGIASQRETTLIWNRQTGQPIYNAISWASVQTKDITKKYIKAGLSELIQTRTGLPLSPYFSATKIRWILDHVDGAQEAAEAGELAFGTVDTWLTWQLTGGTVHVTDTTNASRTMLMNLETLTWDDELLELFNIPRSLLPEIHQSSEIVGETSPVQFFGTKVPIASLIGDQNASLVGQLGLSAGDVKATYGAGAFLMMNTGDEIIHSKHGLVSTIAYHVNDHPVHALEGSIFSAGTAVQWLNDQLGLIDNQVDAWRAAEKSINQDEVYVVPAFNGLGAPYWNPHAQGSALGLTLGTTKNDFIKATLQSIAYSTADILNTMCLEANIQPKALLTDGSVSRNPYLMQFQSDIADIRIDRAMDEDATALGAAFLAGRTIGFWSDIADMTHYLEKGRQFTANMPEEKRTHLLNGWHAAIQSTQAFTQED; encoded by the coding sequence ATGGCTATTGAACGCCCAGAATTAATTTTAACTATCGATCAAGGGACTACTGGTACACGTGCCGCTCTCTTTAATCACAATGCGCGTCGTGTTGCGACATCATCTACGTCATTAACACCCATCGTCCCCCACGCTGGATGGCAAGAACAAAACCCTCTAGAAATTTGGGGATCTGTTCAAACCACTATCGCAGATGCGCTAATCGATTCAGGCGTACGCGCAACTGAAATTAAAGCGATTGGAATCGCGAGCCAACGTGAAACAACATTGATTTGGAACCGGCAAACCGGTCAGCCTATTTACAATGCCATTTCTTGGGCTTCTGTCCAAACAAAAGACATCACTAAAAAATATATTAAAGCTGGTTTGAGTGAATTAATTCAAACACGCACCGGATTACCATTAAGTCCATACTTCTCGGCAACGAAAATTCGTTGGATTTTAGATCATGTTGATGGCGCACAGGAAGCTGCGGAAGCTGGTGAATTAGCATTTGGTACTGTTGACACTTGGCTAACTTGGCAACTAACAGGTGGAACTGTACATGTTACAGACACAACCAACGCCTCTCGTACCATGTTGATGAATTTAGAGACGCTCACTTGGGATGATGAACTCTTGGAATTATTTAACATCCCTCGTAGCCTATTACCTGAAATTCATCAAAGTAGCGAAATTGTTGGGGAAACTAGCCCTGTTCAATTCTTTGGTACAAAAGTACCGATTGCTAGCTTAATCGGAGACCAAAATGCATCGCTTGTTGGTCAACTAGGACTAAGTGCCGGTGATGTGAAAGCTACTTATGGAGCCGGGGCCTTTTTGATGATGAATACCGGTGATGAAATCATCCATTCTAAACATGGTCTAGTATCTACCATTGCATATCATGTCAACGATCATCCCGTCCACGCACTCGAAGGTTCTATTTTCTCTGCAGGAACTGCAGTGCAATGGTTAAATGACCAATTGGGCTTGATCGACAATCAGGTTGATGCTTGGCGTGCAGCAGAAAAATCAATAAATCAAGATGAAGTATATGTCGTGCCCGCATTTAATGGTTTGGGTGCACCTTATTGGAATCCTCATGCACAAGGGTCTGCCCTTGGCCTAACATTAGGTACTACCAAGAATGACTTCATTAAAGCAACACTACAATCAATCGCCTACAGTACTGCAGACATCTTAAACACCATGTGCCTAGAAGCCAACATCCAGCCGAAAGCTTTACTAACAGACGGTTCTGTATCCCGTAATCCATACTTGATGCAATTCCAATCTGATATTGCTGACATCCGTATCGATCGTGCCATGGATGAAGATGCAACAGCCTTAGGTGCAGCCTTTTTGGCCGGCCGTACAATTGGTTTTTGGTCAGATATTGCAGATATGACTCATTACCTGGAAAAAGGACGTCAATTCACTGCAAATATGCCTGAAGAAAAGCGTACACATTTATTAAACGGCTGGCATGCCGCCATCCAAAGTACGCAGGCATTTACACAAGAAGACTAG
- the purR gene encoding pur operon repressor, with translation MKTSRSGRLIDMTYYLLERPRTLVSLSYFADRYDSAKSSISEDLTILKKTFEERGIGLLETISGAAGGARFTPYMLREEADEFILSMTNAIDDDTRVLPGGYVYLSDLLGDPRMLNHIGRLIATQYLREPIDAVMTAATKGVPVAQAVANELNVPFVIVRDDTKVTEGPTMSVNYVTGQSQRLEKLELSRRSLPMGSRVLIVDDFMKAGGTIRGMASLVKEFEGQVVGTAVVAEGYAESRVIDKYTSLVRVDANQENGGVTVAPGNYATEIYIGNEPMGLHNI, from the coding sequence ATGAAAACTAGTCGTAGTGGTCGTCTGATTGATATGACCTATTACCTATTAGAACGACCTCGCACACTTGTATCGTTGTCATACTTTGCTGACCGATATGATAGTGCTAAGTCATCTATCTCTGAAGATTTAACAATCTTGAAGAAAACATTTGAAGAACGAGGAATTGGTCTGCTAGAAACCATTTCTGGTGCAGCTGGTGGAGCGCGCTTCACACCATACATGCTACGCGAAGAAGCAGATGAATTTATCCTATCAATGACAAATGCCATTGATGACGATACGCGTGTTCTACCTGGTGGTTATGTTTATCTGTCAGACTTGTTGGGTGATCCACGTATGCTAAATCACATTGGGCGCTTGATTGCGACACAATACCTACGTGAACCAATTGATGCCGTGATGACTGCCGCAACTAAGGGTGTGCCAGTCGCGCAAGCGGTAGCTAATGAGCTGAATGTACCTTTTGTTATCGTGCGTGATGACACTAAGGTAACAGAAGGACCAACGATGTCAGTGAACTATGTAACTGGACAATCACAACGTCTTGAAAAGTTGGAATTATCTCGTCGTTCATTGCCAATGGGATCTCGCGTCTTGATTGTGGATGACTTTATGAAGGCTGGTGGAACTATTCGTGGAATGGCCTCACTAGTTAAGGAATTCGAAGGTCAAGTAGTGGGAACTGCTGTTGTGGCTGAAGGATACGCAGAAAGTCGTGTCATTGATAAGTACACATCATTAGTGCGCGTTGATGCGAACCAAGAAAATGGCGGTGTTACAGTTGCACCTGGGAACTATGCAACTGAAATCTATATTGGCAACGAACCTATGGGGTTGCACAATATTTAA
- the glmU gene encoding bifunctional UDP-N-acetylglucosamine diphosphorylase/glucosamine-1-phosphate N-acetyltransferase GlmU: MMERYVIVLAAGKGTRMKSDLPKVLHEVGGKPMVELVLETSERAGVSDIVTVVGHGAERVEEVIGDRSAIALQAEQLGTGHAILMAEPQLGDKQGMTLIASGDAPLFTLETFEALFASHAASGNAVTVLTAEAPNPTGYGRIIRDEDGNVLRIVEQKDANAAEQAVHEVNTGVYVFDNELLFSSLHEVTNDNAQGEYYLPDTLEILRKQGHTVGAFQMDDFDESMGVNDRVALAQANRVLRKRINTMHMRNGVTLIDPENTYIEGDVVIGRDTIIEPNVILQGKTVIGDNVILTAGTKIVDSTIESEARIDSSYIESSIVKSRATVGPYAHLRPKAVIENEAHVGNFVEVKNATLGVAAKAGHLTYIGDATVGQDVNIGAGTIFVNYDGLNKAHATIGDRAFIGSNTKIVAPVVIGDEAVTAAGSTITDDVPAHAMGIARTRQTTKEDYWKRTPLFEKFGQTEQ, from the coding sequence ATTATGGAACGTTATGTGATTGTTTTGGCTGCAGGTAAGGGAACTCGTATGAAGTCTGACCTACCTAAGGTATTGCACGAAGTTGGTGGTAAGCCAATGGTTGAATTGGTTTTGGAAACAAGTGAACGTGCTGGGGTATCCGATATCGTTACAGTTGTTGGACATGGCGCAGAACGTGTTGAAGAAGTGATTGGTGATCGTAGTGCGATTGCTTTGCAAGCAGAACAATTGGGAACTGGTCACGCTATCTTGATGGCAGAACCACAATTGGGTGACAAGCAAGGGATGACTTTGATTGCCTCTGGAGACGCGCCGTTGTTTACTTTGGAAACATTCGAAGCGTTGTTCGCTAGTCATGCTGCGTCTGGTAATGCCGTAACAGTTTTGACTGCTGAGGCCCCAAACCCTACTGGGTACGGACGTATTATTCGTGATGAAGACGGAAATGTTTTGCGTATCGTTGAACAAAAGGATGCTAATGCAGCTGAACAAGCTGTACACGAAGTAAACACGGGTGTTTACGTGTTTGATAATGAATTGTTGTTCTCAAGTTTGCATGAAGTGACAAACGACAATGCGCAAGGTGAATACTATTTGCCGGATACTTTAGAAATTTTGCGTAAGCAAGGACACACTGTTGGTGCGTTCCAAATGGATGACTTTGACGAATCAATGGGTGTAAATGACCGTGTTGCTTTGGCACAAGCTAACCGTGTGCTACGCAAGCGTATCAACACAATGCACATGCGTAATGGTGTCACTTTGATTGATCCTGAAAACACATACATCGAAGGAGATGTGGTGATTGGGCGCGACACGATTATCGAACCTAATGTTATCTTGCAAGGAAAGACAGTTATTGGGGACAATGTTATCTTGACTGCGGGAACAAAGATTGTTGATTCTACTATTGAATCAGAAGCACGTATTGACTCATCATACATTGAATCATCAATTGTGAAGTCACGTGCTACTGTTGGTCCGTATGCCCACTTGCGTCCAAAGGCTGTTATTGAAAATGAAGCCCATGTTGGAAACTTCGTTGAAGTGAAGAATGCGACACTAGGTGTTGCCGCAAAGGCCGGTCATTTGACGTACATTGGTGATGCAACGGTTGGTCAAGACGTTAACATTGGAGCTGGAACAATTTTTGTTAACTATGATGGTTTGAACAAGGCACATGCGACGATTGGAGATCGCGCCTTTATTGGGTCAAACACAAAGATTGTTGCACCAGTTGTCATTGGAGATGAAGCTGTGACGGCAGCTGGATCAACAATCACAGATGATGTGCCTGCGCATGCAATGGGAATTGCACGTACACGTCAAACAACAAAGGAAGATTATTGGAAGCGTACACCTTTGTTTGAAAAATTTGGTCAAACTGAACAATAA
- a CDS encoding ribose-phosphate diphosphokinase, protein MATYGDAHLKIFSLGSNRPLAEKIAESVGVELSEINLARFSDNEIQVNIDESVRGDNVYIIQPTSAPVNDNLMELMITIDALRRASAKSINVVMPYYGYARQDRKARSREPITAKLVANMLQMAGATRVLALDLHAAQIQGFFDIPVDHMLASPLLADYLVTSGIADNNTVVVSPDHGGVTRARALAELIGSEEPIAIIDKRRPKANVAKIMNIIGDVKGKRAIMIDDMIDTGGTISQGAQKLIDEGASEVYVVATHAIFSGNAPKILEESAFEKVIVTDSIFLPKERHFGKLVQVSTAGLIGEAIKRINENRAVSPLFKTRFHDENADLMGDK, encoded by the coding sequence ATGGCGACCTATGGCGACGCTCATTTGAAAATTTTTTCATTAGGCAGTAATCGGCCGTTAGCTGAGAAGATTGCGGAATCAGTTGGCGTGGAGTTATCTGAAATTAACTTGGCTCGTTTTAGTGATAACGAAATTCAAGTTAATATCGATGAATCCGTACGAGGGGACAATGTTTACATCATTCAACCCACATCAGCCCCTGTTAACGACAATTTGATGGAATTGATGATTACCATCGACGCTTTGCGCCGTGCAAGTGCAAAGTCAATTAACGTGGTAATGCCTTACTACGGATATGCACGTCAAGACCGTAAGGCACGTTCACGTGAACCAATCACAGCCAAGCTTGTAGCTAACATGCTACAAATGGCTGGAGCAACACGTGTGCTTGCTCTTGATCTACACGCTGCACAAATTCAAGGATTCTTTGATATTCCTGTAGACCACATGCTAGCATCACCATTGTTGGCTGACTACTTGGTGACATCAGGAATCGCTGATAACAACACTGTTGTTGTTTCACCTGACCACGGTGGTGTAACGCGTGCGCGTGCACTGGCTGAATTGATTGGTTCTGAAGAGCCAATCGCAATCATTGACAAGCGTCGTCCTAAGGCGAATGTTGCTAAGATTATGAACATCATTGGTGATGTTAAGGGCAAGCGTGCCATCATGATCGATGACATGATTGACACTGGTGGAACAATTTCACAAGGTGCACAAAAGTTGATTGATGAAGGTGCTTCAGAAGTTTACGTTGTAGCAACACACGCCATCTTCTCAGGTAATGCACCTAAGATTCTTGAAGAATCAGCATTTGAAAAGGTTATCGTAACTGATTCAATCTTCCTGCCAAAGGAACGTCACTTTGGTAAGTTGGTACAAGTAAGTACTGCAGGTTTGATTGGTGAAGCGATTAAGCGTATCAACGAAAACCGTGCGGTATCACCATTATTCAAGACGCGTTTCCATGATGAAAATGCAGATTTGATGGGTGACAAGTAA
- a CDS encoding DUF1054 family protein, which produces MFKDTDFNVFDDPTLDGRMDGIRNVIDPTFEEFAEKALPILAIDGQDWYAHVAKHAMRKTNPVDNTWVAFAPNKRGYKMMPHFEMGMWADHVYLYLAVEENMKPKQTEEIVPKLRNVAGLVEKLPSEFLISQQHMINANVPLNQYEATVDRFAKVKSAEVLVGVRMNRGDSRFGTEQMEKDLLKALEALLPIYEALK; this is translated from the coding sequence ATGTTTAAAGATACTGACTTTAATGTCTTTGATGATCCAACGCTAGATGGTCGTATGGATGGGATTCGTAATGTCATTGATCCAACCTTTGAAGAATTTGCTGAAAAAGCATTGCCGATTTTAGCTATAGATGGTCAAGACTGGTATGCACATGTTGCTAAGCATGCTATGCGCAAAACAAATCCCGTCGATAATACCTGGGTAGCGTTTGCGCCCAATAAGCGCGGATACAAGATGATGCCGCACTTTGAAATGGGGATGTGGGCGGATCATGTGTATCTATATCTAGCCGTTGAAGAAAATATGAAGCCTAAGCAAACCGAAGAAATCGTTCCTAAATTGCGCAATGTTGCTGGCTTAGTAGAAAAGTTGCCGAGTGAATTCTTGATTAGCCAACAACATATGATTAATGCAAATGTGCCGTTGAATCAATACGAAGCAACGGTAGATCGTTTTGCGAAAGTTAAGTCAGCCGAAGTTTTGGTGGGTGTTCGTATGAATCGTGGTGATTCACGTTTTGGTACTGAGCAAATGGAAAAAGACCTATTAAAGGCATTGGAAGCGCTGTTGCCAATTTACGAAGCTTTAAAGTAG
- the rpsF gene encoding 30S ribosomal protein S6, translated as MAYELTYIIRPDMDADAKKALVERFDKILADNGATVAESKDWSSRRFAYEIDGYREGTYHIVNFTAEDSAALNEFDRLAKISEDILRHMIVKRDLAEA; from the coding sequence ATGGCATACGAATTAACGTACATCATTCGCCCTGACATGGACGCAGACGCTAAGAAGGCGTTGGTTGAGCGTTTTGACAAGATTTTGGCGGATAACGGAGCAACTGTGGCTGAGTCTAAGGACTGGTCATCACGTCGCTTTGCATACGAAATTGATGGTTACCGTGAGGGAACTTACCACATCGTCAACTTCACTGCTGAAGACTCAGCAGCTCTTAACGAATTTGATCGTTTGGCAAAGATCTCAGAAGACATCTTGCGTCACATGATCGTTAAGCGCGACCTTGCTGAAGCTTAA
- the ssb gene encoding single-stranded DNA-binding protein codes for MINRVVLVGRLTRDVELRYTTSGAAVGTFSLAVNRQFTNANGEREADFINCVIWRKSAENFANFTSKGSQVAVEGRLQTRNYENQQGQRVYVTEVVVDNFSLLESRAESEQRRASTGNTAPAGNQNNNFGGQQNANAQSNPFGAPASNGGNVFNASSSSNDPFGGGQEIDISDDDLPF; via the coding sequence ATGATTAATCGTGTTGTATTGGTTGGACGTTTGACACGTGATGTTGAACTACGTTATACAACTTCAGGTGCAGCAGTTGGTACATTCTCATTGGCGGTTAACCGTCAATTCACGAATGCCAATGGTGAACGTGAAGCAGATTTTATTAACTGTGTTATCTGGCGTAAGTCAGCAGAAAACTTTGCGAACTTTACTTCAAAGGGGTCACAAGTTGCTGTTGAAGGACGACTACAAACACGTAATTACGAGAACCAACAAGGACAACGTGTCTACGTGACTGAAGTTGTTGTTGATAACTTCTCATTGTTGGAGAGTCGTGCTGAAAGCGAGCAACGCCGTGCTTCTACTGGAAACACAGCGCCTGCTGGTAATCAAAACAATAATTTTGGTGGTCAACAAAACGCTAACGCACAATCTAACCCATTCGGTGCACCTGCATCAAATGGTGGGAATGTGTTTAATGCGTCAAGTTCATCAAATGATCCTTTCGGTGGTGGTCAAGAAATTGATATTTCTGACGACGACCTACCGTTCTAA
- the rpsR gene encoding 30S ribosomal protein S18: protein MAQQQRRSGGPRRRRKVDFIAANHIEYVDYKNTELLERFISDNGKILPRRVTGTSAKNQRKVTAAVKRARIMGLLPFVAEN, encoded by the coding sequence ATGGCACAACAACAACGTCGTAGCGGTGGACCTCGCCGTCGCCGTAAGGTTGACTTTATTGCAGCCAACCACATCGAATACGTGGACTACAAGAACACTGAATTGTTGGAACGTTTCATTTCTGACAATGGTAAGATCTTGCCACGCCGTGTAACTGGTACATCAGCTAAGAACCAACGTAAGGTGACTGCTGCTGTTAAGCGCGCACGTATTATGGGTCTTTTGCCTTTCGTTGCAGAAAACTAA
- the yycF gene encoding response regulator YycF, producing MTKILVVDDEKPISDIIKFNLSKEGYDVVVAMDGKEALEVFEAETPDLILLDQMLPEIEGTEVLRQIRTTSQVPIIMVTAKDSEIDKVLGLEMGADDYVTKPFSNRELLARVKANLRRQAPAVAATDDVEAGDIKIGSLIIHPDAYMVAKDGEDIELTHREFELLHHLAKHIGQVMTRDDLLQTVWGFDYFGDVRTVDVTVRRIREKIEEAPSHPQILMTRRGVGYYLKVAEDA from the coding sequence ATGACAAAAATTTTAGTGGTTGATGATGAGAAACCAATCTCAGATATTATTAAATTCAATTTGAGTAAAGAAGGCTATGACGTTGTAGTAGCTATGGACGGGAAAGAAGCGTTGGAAGTTTTTGAAGCTGAAACGCCAGATCTGATTTTGTTGGATCAAATGTTGCCTGAAATTGAAGGGACAGAAGTGTTACGTCAGATTCGTACAACTTCTCAAGTGCCTATCATTATGGTTACAGCTAAGGATTCTGAAATTGATAAGGTTTTGGGATTGGAAATGGGAGCAGACGATTACGTAACAAAGCCATTTTCAAACCGTGAACTTTTGGCACGTGTGAAAGCGAACTTGCGTCGTCAAGCTCCTGCAGTTGCAGCGACGGATGACGTAGAAGCAGGTGATATTAAGATTGGATCACTAATTATTCATCCGGATGCCTACATGGTTGCTAAGGATGGGGAAGACATCGAATTGACTCATCGTGAATTTGAATTGTTACACCATTTGGCTAAGCACATTGGGCAAGTGATGACACGTGATGATTTACTACAAACGGTTTGGGGCTTTGATTACTTTGGTGATGTACGTACAGTGGACGTTACAGTGCGTCGTATTCGTGAAAAAATTGAAGAAGCACCAAGTCATCCACAAATTTTGATGACTCGACGTGGAGTTGGATACTACTTGAAGGTAGCTGAAGACGCCTAA